The nucleotide sequence TGTCCGGCAAAACTCGCTTCCGCGAGATCCTCTGCTGTGGCACTGGAACGCACTGCGACTGTAGGGGTCCGCAATTTTTCTCGCGCCGTCCGGATTTCTGCGATGAGTTTTGGCCTCAGTTCAATATCTTTGATGCTTCCTTCATTCTGTTCCAATAGACCTTCAACGGATAGGCGATAGGCCTCCGTGGTAACACAAAAACCGTTCGGCACTGGAAATCCAGCCCTCGTCAGTTTTCCGAGATTCAACCCTTTTCCGCCGACACGAGGTAAGTCAGCATCGTCAATCTCTGAGAAGTGTTTGATAAATTCCATTTTTTAATTTTACCTTGCGGATAAGGATCGTGAATTTGAGTTTTAATGTTTTTCTCTCGAGTCGACTGCTTGTTTTTGCTTGTGGGTTTCTGCGTATTGTTGCAGGCTTACGGTTTTGTGTCTAATTTTCCGCTTTCTACTGCGTTTCAGGCACGGGGTTTCGATTTTAAAGAGGGCATGCTGTGAGGATAAAAGCAAGTGAACATAGTATATCAGAATCTATCTACCGAATGCAAATGGGTTTAGGGTTCGCTGGACAGAATTCCCTTTGACAAATCCCTACAAATTCAGTAAACTGCAAAAAGATGTTTCAAAACGTAACCGAAATTCTCACTTTAATCGCTTCTACTGCCGTGCAGTGGTTCTTCTATCGGAAACCTTGGTTTCCAAAGGACTTCGCACCCGAACGGATCCTCGTTATCAAACTTGATCATCTTGGCGATGTGCTGTTGGGGACACCGGTGTTTTCCAATCTCCGTCGGGCGTATCCGAACGCTGAACTGCATGCCCTTATTGGTGCCTGGAGTCGCGTGGTTTTAGAGAAACATTCGGATGTCAGTAAGGTTATAGAATACAATTCACCCGCTTTTTGCCGGACAGGGCAGCCGACATCATTCAGAGGAACGTTTAAGCTCTACCGCGAGTTACGTCGCCAAAAATATGATCTGATGGTCGAACTCCGTGGTGATTGGCGGACTGTTTGGTTCGCGTTCGGACGGCTTACACCGAAGCGACTCAGTCGTGCAGCCCTACAAATTGCGAACAGATTGGGTTTTACGCAATTCAGTGGTACCCACGAGACGACGCGTAATCTCGATGTCTTAAAGCAAGCAGGCATCCCAACGCCCGTCCAAACCGCAAGTTTCTCAGTAACAGCAGAAGATAAAAAATGGGCATCCGATTTCCTTGCCACATATCGGATTGACAGGCAACGCCCGTTGATTGCTATCCATCCTGGGTCCCCGATTGCACTCAAAAGATGGTTGCCTGACCGATATGCCGAAGTATCAGATTGGTTGATTGCCCAAAAACGTGCGCAAATTTTGTTTGTCGGCGTGGAGGAGGAAATACCGATCGTCATCGAAATTCAAGCACTTATGCGAGGTGAATCAATCAATATCGCTGGCAAAACGACACTGACACAATTGGCATCAATCTTGCATACATGTAATGTGTTTATCGGCAACGATAGCGGTCCGATGCATCTCGCTGCTGCAGTTGGTACCCGAACTATCGGACTGTATGGGCCTGGGGATCCAACCCGTTTCGGTCCGGCAGGTGTAAAGTGTCAAACGATTCGAGGGCAGCCAGACTGCCCTTGTGTGGGAACGACCTGTCGATTCGGAAAAGCAGGATGTATGTCTGAAATTCAGGTCACCGATGTAATTCAGACCCTTGAAACGGCTGCATATTTAACCCCGGATAGAAAACTCACATCTGCGGTAACAAATTAACTTGACATATTTTTGTAAAGAAGTTATAATGTCTTAAACAACATCCGTAAAAAGTCGTCTTATCCATTAAGCATCTGGTTCTTGCCCGATGCACACTTAGAGAACTTAGAGAATTGAAAAGACAATTTTGGGGTGTAATTGGACAACATTGTTTGTAAGCGACGCGATGAATCTAAAGGAGGAATTTAGAAAAATGCAATCGAGATTAATGTGGCTCGTGCTTGTCCTTTTCGCAGTAGGCATCATGAGCGTCGGCATTGTCGGATGCGGTGGCGACACCGAAGAAGAATCCGCTGAAAAGCCGACAGAAAGTTCTTCATCCACGAGTTCTGATACACCAGCAGTTGCTGCGAGACCGCCTATCGACTTCGCAGCAGAAAAAGCCGCAATTCAAGCGGTTTATAGTGAGTTCTACAAAGCCTTTAACGACAACGATCTCAAAGCCATTGGAGAGACTTTTCGGACGAATGATCCCAAGGTTGCCTTCGGAACAATCTTTGCCGGAAATGAACCCGTGCCAATCGCCTTCGGGTGGACGAATGTTAAAGTCGCTATTGAAGGTTTATGGATCGGTATTGGGACGAAGGGATCCAAATGGGGACGGGACGATGTGTTGAAGGATTTCTGGATTCGCTATAAAGGCAGAAAATTGGAAGCCTCCGCGATAGGTTACAACTGCTACAAAGGCTCGTTTCCTGGCGAAACGACCCTCTATCTGATAAAAGAGGAGAAGGATGGGTGGAAGATCCACGAGTTGGATAGCAGCACGGAAAACAACCTTGGCATCTTTGGCTTTCACAAAGGCAAACCCCGTCTGAAGGAAGCAGGCCGCTTCTTTTCGACAGATGCCGACAAAGTGCCAGCCGAATAAGTCCAATTTTGGTGCACACGGTTGCTAAAGACTGCCCCTTTTTGTGCAGTGCTGAAAAAGACTGCCCCTTTTTGTGCAGCTTAACACACTGGATGCAGGGATTTATAGCCAATTCAATGTTTTTCGCATTGGCACGGAAATTGCATATATCCCCGCATCAACAACTTTTGTTTTTTCTTAGGATACGAAATATCCCTTGGAGGTAATAACGAATGAGTGCAAAAAGAACCTCAGGTGCCTTGATGACTTCATTGGTACTTCACGCGGTCATAGCGTTCATTGCTGGCATTTATCTTGTCACGCAAACTGAACAGTTCAAAGATCTCGTGGGTGCTGAAGTGCTCCAACCCAAGGAGCCGCCGAAGCCTAAGGTCCGGAAACCTGTTGTGAAACCTGTTATTAAGCCGACGGTTC is from Candidatus Poribacteria bacterium and encodes:
- the waaF gene encoding lipopolysaccharide heptosyltransferase II; the protein is MFQNVTEILTLIASTAVQWFFYRKPWFPKDFAPERILVIKLDHLGDVLLGTPVFSNLRRAYPNAELHALIGAWSRVVLEKHSDVSKVIEYNSPAFCRTGQPTSFRGTFKLYRELRRQKYDLMVELRGDWRTVWFAFGRLTPKRLSRAALQIANRLGFTQFSGTHETTRNLDVLKQAGIPTPVQTASFSVTAEDKKWASDFLATYRIDRQRPLIAIHPGSPIALKRWLPDRYAEVSDWLIAQKRAQILFVGVEEEIPIVIEIQALMRGESINIAGKTTLTQLASILHTCNVFIGNDSGPMHLAAAVGTRTIGLYGPGDPTRFGPAGVKCQTIRGQPDCPCVGTTCRFGKAGCMSEIQVTDVIQTLETAAYLTPDRKLTSAVTN